A region from the Drosophila bipectinata strain 14024-0381.07 chromosome 3R, DbipHiC1v2, whole genome shotgun sequence genome encodes:
- the Rift gene encoding solute carrier family 52, riboflavin transporter, member 3-A isoform X2 has protein sequence MDLGLSTIWGCASADQKKSELSLFLNWGSPQQKHTQIMGAALRNRSWVVDLLAIFFGIGTWLGVNGTFIQLPLLVNEAPEGWSLPSYLSLMVQIGNLGPLLYTAIQKYSPKKLNDGWTIHGVLLVGALSCLLTAFFYNRTAPVGGTDHSLALFVLTCFTALNACTSSVLFMPYMGRFKEQYMVTYFIGEGLSGLLPSVTALVQGIGESGECILVNVTESGEEIYELQKSPPRFDTRVFFLILFGLMVLSYVGYTLLNALPLARREYAQVTVSEGNKYVYGEADRDANQPAQVEKLTKGQYTYMLLLMGAISLFSNGMFGSIQSYSSAPYGSKAYHLSATLSVIANPVACFMAMFLHFTSLRLITVLSVLAGLLTSYVFTTAALSPLPPLHDQTVGAVLVVTAWTLLVGIVSYTKLGITTVMRAQGGQSLVWVGAITQLGSAIGSVSIFFAINYSNLFQDAPSGC, from the coding sequence CGCCGACCAGAAAAAGAGCGAACTAAGCCTGTTTCTCAACTGGGGAAGCCCTCAACAAAAGCACACACAAATCATGGGCGCAGCACTGCGCAACCGCAGCTGGGTTGTGGACCTGCTGGCGATCTTCTTCGGGATCGGCACTTGGCTGGGCGTGAACGGCACCTTCATCCAACTGCCGCTCCTGGTGAACGAGGCGCCGGAGGGCTGGAGCCTGCCCTCGTACCTGAGCCTGATGGTGCAGATCGGCAACCTGGGACCGCTGCTCTACACGGCCATCCAGAAGTATTCCCCCAAGAAGCTGAATGATGGCTGGACCATCCATGGAGTGCTCTTAGTGGGGGCCCTCTCTTGCCTGCTCACAGCATTCTTCTACAACCGCACTGCCCCGGTGGGCGGCACAGACCACAGCCTGGCGCTCTTTGTGCTGACCTGCTTTACGGCCCTGAACGCCTGCACCAGCTCCGTGCTCTTTATGCCCTACATGGGCCGCTTCAAGGAACAGTACATGGTCACCTACTTCATTGGCGAGGGCTTGAGTGGCCTGCTGCCGAGCGTCACAGCCCTGGTCCAGGGCATCGGCGAGAGTGGGGAGTGCATCTTGGTGAATGTGACGGAATCCGGGGAAGAGATCTACGAGCTGCAGAAGTCGCCGCCGCGCTTCGACACCCGTGTCTTCTTCCTGATCCTCTTCGGGCTGATGGTGCTCAGCTATGTGGGCTACACTCTCCTGAACGCCCTTCCACTGGCTAGGAGGGAGTACGCCCAGGTGACCGTCAGCGAGGGAAACAAATATGTCTACGGGGAGGCGGACCGGGATGCCAATCAGCCCGCCCAAGTGGAGAAACTCACCAAGGGCCAGTACACGTACATGCTGCTCTTGATGGGCGCCATTTCTCTGTTCAGCAACGGAATGTTTGGCAGCATTCAGTCCTACTCCAGTGCTCCTTACGGATCCAAAGCCTACCACTTGTCAGCCACGCTCAGTGTGATCGCCAACCCGGTGGCATGTTTCATGGCCATGTTCCTGCACTTCACATCGCTGCGACTGATAACCGTGCTCTCTGTCCTGGCGGGTCTCCTGACCAGCTATGTCTTCACTACGGCAGCCCTAAGTCCTTTGCCGCCACTCCACGACCAGACAGTCGGGGCCGTGCTAGTGGTTACCGCCTGGACCCTCCTCGTGGGGATCGTCAGCTACACGAAGCTGGGTATTACCACGGTGATGCGGGCCCAGGGCGGCCAGTCCCTGGTCTGGGTAGGCGCTATCACGCAGCTCGGCTCGGCCATCGGGTCGGTGTCCATCTTCTTCGCCATCAACTACTCGAACCTGTTCCAGGATGCACCATCGGGCTGTTGA
- the Rift gene encoding solute carrier family 52, riboflavin transporter, member 3-A isoform X1, whose amino-acid sequence MSRNHKTRRGGAGGSPAGPVYGVISTLDDAAPNPAEFARCASADQKKSELSLFLNWGSPQQKHTQIMGAALRNRSWVVDLLAIFFGIGTWLGVNGTFIQLPLLVNEAPEGWSLPSYLSLMVQIGNLGPLLYTAIQKYSPKKLNDGWTIHGVLLVGALSCLLTAFFYNRTAPVGGTDHSLALFVLTCFTALNACTSSVLFMPYMGRFKEQYMVTYFIGEGLSGLLPSVTALVQGIGESGECILVNVTESGEEIYELQKSPPRFDTRVFFLILFGLMVLSYVGYTLLNALPLARREYAQVTVSEGNKYVYGEADRDANQPAQVEKLTKGQYTYMLLLMGAISLFSNGMFGSIQSYSSAPYGSKAYHLSATLSVIANPVACFMAMFLHFTSLRLITVLSVLAGLLTSYVFTTAALSPLPPLHDQTVGAVLVVTAWTLLVGIVSYTKLGITTVMRAQGGQSLVWVGAITQLGSAIGSVSIFFAINYSNLFQDAPSGC is encoded by the coding sequence CGCCGACCAGAAAAAGAGCGAACTAAGCCTGTTTCTCAACTGGGGAAGCCCTCAACAAAAGCACACACAAATCATGGGCGCAGCACTGCGCAACCGCAGCTGGGTTGTGGACCTGCTGGCGATCTTCTTCGGGATCGGCACTTGGCTGGGCGTGAACGGCACCTTCATCCAACTGCCGCTCCTGGTGAACGAGGCGCCGGAGGGCTGGAGCCTGCCCTCGTACCTGAGCCTGATGGTGCAGATCGGCAACCTGGGACCGCTGCTCTACACGGCCATCCAGAAGTATTCCCCCAAGAAGCTGAATGATGGCTGGACCATCCATGGAGTGCTCTTAGTGGGGGCCCTCTCTTGCCTGCTCACAGCATTCTTCTACAACCGCACTGCCCCGGTGGGCGGCACAGACCACAGCCTGGCGCTCTTTGTGCTGACCTGCTTTACGGCCCTGAACGCCTGCACCAGCTCCGTGCTCTTTATGCCCTACATGGGCCGCTTCAAGGAACAGTACATGGTCACCTACTTCATTGGCGAGGGCTTGAGTGGCCTGCTGCCGAGCGTCACAGCCCTGGTCCAGGGCATCGGCGAGAGTGGGGAGTGCATCTTGGTGAATGTGACGGAATCCGGGGAAGAGATCTACGAGCTGCAGAAGTCGCCGCCGCGCTTCGACACCCGTGTCTTCTTCCTGATCCTCTTCGGGCTGATGGTGCTCAGCTATGTGGGCTACACTCTCCTGAACGCCCTTCCACTGGCTAGGAGGGAGTACGCCCAGGTGACCGTCAGCGAGGGAAACAAATATGTCTACGGGGAGGCGGACCGGGATGCCAATCAGCCCGCCCAAGTGGAGAAACTCACCAAGGGCCAGTACACGTACATGCTGCTCTTGATGGGCGCCATTTCTCTGTTCAGCAACGGAATGTTTGGCAGCATTCAGTCCTACTCCAGTGCTCCTTACGGATCCAAAGCCTACCACTTGTCAGCCACGCTCAGTGTGATCGCCAACCCGGTGGCATGTTTCATGGCCATGTTCCTGCACTTCACATCGCTGCGACTGATAACCGTGCTCTCTGTCCTGGCGGGTCTCCTGACCAGCTATGTCTTCACTACGGCAGCCCTAAGTCCTTTGCCGCCACTCCACGACCAGACAGTCGGGGCCGTGCTAGTGGTTACCGCCTGGACCCTCCTCGTGGGGATCGTCAGCTACACGAAGCTGGGTATTACCACGGTGATGCGGGCCCAGGGCGGCCAGTCCCTGGTCTGGGTAGGCGCTATCACGCAGCTCGGCTCGGCCATCGGGTCGGTGTCCATCTTCTTCGCCATCAACTACTCGAACCTGTTCCAGGATGCACCATCGGGCTGTTGA
- the Rift gene encoding solute carrier family 52, riboflavin transporter, member 3-A isoform X3: MGAALRNRSWVVDLLAIFFGIGTWLGVNGTFIQLPLLVNEAPEGWSLPSYLSLMVQIGNLGPLLYTAIQKYSPKKLNDGWTIHGVLLVGALSCLLTAFFYNRTAPVGGTDHSLALFVLTCFTALNACTSSVLFMPYMGRFKEQYMVTYFIGEGLSGLLPSVTALVQGIGESGECILVNVTESGEEIYELQKSPPRFDTRVFFLILFGLMVLSYVGYTLLNALPLARREYAQVTVSEGNKYVYGEADRDANQPAQVEKLTKGQYTYMLLLMGAISLFSNGMFGSIQSYSSAPYGSKAYHLSATLSVIANPVACFMAMFLHFTSLRLITVLSVLAGLLTSYVFTTAALSPLPPLHDQTVGAVLVVTAWTLLVGIVSYTKLGITTVMRAQGGQSLVWVGAITQLGSAIGSVSIFFAINYSNLFQDAPSGC, translated from the coding sequence ATGGGCGCAGCACTGCGCAACCGCAGCTGGGTTGTGGACCTGCTGGCGATCTTCTTCGGGATCGGCACTTGGCTGGGCGTGAACGGCACCTTCATCCAACTGCCGCTCCTGGTGAACGAGGCGCCGGAGGGCTGGAGCCTGCCCTCGTACCTGAGCCTGATGGTGCAGATCGGCAACCTGGGACCGCTGCTCTACACGGCCATCCAGAAGTATTCCCCCAAGAAGCTGAATGATGGCTGGACCATCCATGGAGTGCTCTTAGTGGGGGCCCTCTCTTGCCTGCTCACAGCATTCTTCTACAACCGCACTGCCCCGGTGGGCGGCACAGACCACAGCCTGGCGCTCTTTGTGCTGACCTGCTTTACGGCCCTGAACGCCTGCACCAGCTCCGTGCTCTTTATGCCCTACATGGGCCGCTTCAAGGAACAGTACATGGTCACCTACTTCATTGGCGAGGGCTTGAGTGGCCTGCTGCCGAGCGTCACAGCCCTGGTCCAGGGCATCGGCGAGAGTGGGGAGTGCATCTTGGTGAATGTGACGGAATCCGGGGAAGAGATCTACGAGCTGCAGAAGTCGCCGCCGCGCTTCGACACCCGTGTCTTCTTCCTGATCCTCTTCGGGCTGATGGTGCTCAGCTATGTGGGCTACACTCTCCTGAACGCCCTTCCACTGGCTAGGAGGGAGTACGCCCAGGTGACCGTCAGCGAGGGAAACAAATATGTCTACGGGGAGGCGGACCGGGATGCCAATCAGCCCGCCCAAGTGGAGAAACTCACCAAGGGCCAGTACACGTACATGCTGCTCTTGATGGGCGCCATTTCTCTGTTCAGCAACGGAATGTTTGGCAGCATTCAGTCCTACTCCAGTGCTCCTTACGGATCCAAAGCCTACCACTTGTCAGCCACGCTCAGTGTGATCGCCAACCCGGTGGCATGTTTCATGGCCATGTTCCTGCACTTCACATCGCTGCGACTGATAACCGTGCTCTCTGTCCTGGCGGGTCTCCTGACCAGCTATGTCTTCACTACGGCAGCCCTAAGTCCTTTGCCGCCACTCCACGACCAGACAGTCGGGGCCGTGCTAGTGGTTACCGCCTGGACCCTCCTCGTGGGGATCGTCAGCTACACGAAGCTGGGTATTACCACGGTGATGCGGGCCCAGGGCGGCCAGTCCCTGGTCTGGGTAGGCGCTATCACGCAGCTCGGCTCGGCCATCGGGTCGGTGTCCATCTTCTTCGCCATCAACTACTCGAACCTGTTCCAGGATGCACCATCGGGCTGTTGA
- the LOC108127366 gene encoding uncharacterized protein yields the protein MSNDTAQPDTQQEAIPVFLDDVDEKEQMHRMSAYLYGLRERLRSSIQQHQEVAQSSVQLLKDLGDVANMMQVARTSSPTQVTKIRRLIMGFETVNATQNPAVGFISLPTDVSEIRSLITEFENLNESQLLRESMMSFKHARESLEKVSAFLDSAGRESPRSSPHPSQLIGCPSASRSLREKIEAFNKVLGEGSAKQGDTCRYFTDCFSSRSTVEEEASAPGPDKPKIVASKTNSGYEGDVDSEVELTEVSSGTGATPEPKEVSH from the exons ATGTCCAACGATACCGCCCAACCGGACACCCAACAGGAGGCTATACCTG taTTCCTAGACGATGTCGATGAGAAGGAGCAGATGCATCGGATGAGCGCCTACCTGTACGGCCTTCGGGAGCGCCTGAGGTCCAGCATCCAGCAGCACCAGGAGGTGGCCCAGTCGTCGGTGCAGCTGCTTAAGGACTTGGGAGACGTGGCCAACATGATGCAAGTGGCACGCACAAGCTCTCCGACCCAAGTTACAAAGATCCGGCGTCTGATAATGGGATTCGAGACTGTGAATGCGACCCAGAATCCTGCGGTGGGGTTCATCAGCTTGCCCACGGACGTCTCCGAAATCCGCAGTCTCATAACCGAGTTCGAGAATCTGAACGAGAGCCAGCTGCTCCGCGAGAGCATGATGAGTTTCAAGCATGCCCGAGAGTCTCTGGAGAAAGTGTCGGCCTTTCTGGATAGTGCTGGCCGCGAGTCGCCGCGGTCCTCCCCTCACCCCAGCCAACTGATCGGGTGCCCCAGTGCCAGTCGCAGTCTGCGGGAGAAGATCGAGGCCTTCAACAAGGTCCTGGGGGAGGGTTCTGCCAAGCAGGGCGACACCTGTCGTTATTTCACCGATTGCTTTAGCAGCCGGAGCACCGTGGAGGAGGAAGCCAGTGCTCCAGGGCCGGACAAACCGAAGATCGTAGCTTCAAAAACCAACTCCGGATACGAGGGCGATGTCGACAGCGAAGTGGAGCTAACCGAGGTGTCTTCCGGAACAGGCGCAACACCAGAACCGAAAGAGGTTTCCCACTGA